From one Ursus arctos isolate Adak ecotype North America chromosome Y, UrsArc2.0, whole genome shotgun sequence genomic stretch:
- the LOC113248368 gene encoding thymosin beta-4, with translation MSDKPDMAEIEKFDKSKLKKTETQEKNPLPSKETIEQEKQAGES, from the exons ATGTCTGACAAGCCCGATATGGCTGAGATTGAGAAATTCGATAAATcgaaattgaagaagacagaaacgCAAGAGAAAAATCCGCTGCCTTCGAAAGAAA CGATTGAACAGGAGAAGCAAGCAGGCGAATCGTAA